A single window of Athene noctua chromosome 1, bAthNoc1.hap1.1, whole genome shotgun sequence DNA harbors:
- the DYNLT1 gene encoding dynein light chain Tctex-type 1 isoform X1, which translates to MDDFQAGEETSFVVDEVSGIIKEAIESAIGGNAYQHSKVNQWTTSVVEQTLSQLTKLGKPFKYIVTCVIMQKNGAGLHTASSCFWDNSSDGTCTVRWENKTMYCIVSAFGLAI; encoded by the exons ATGGACGACTTCCAGGCGGGGGAGGAG ACTTCCTTTGTTGTTGATGAAGTCAGTGGCATCATTAAAGAG GCCATAGAAAGTGCTATAGGTGGCAATGCCTACCAGCACAGCAAAGTGAACCAGTGGACAACAAGTGTGGTGGAACAAACGCTGAGCCAACTCACAAAGCTGGGGAAGCCTTTCAAGTATATTG TGACCTGTGTGATTATGCAAAAGAATGGTGCTGGGCTACATACAGCAAGCTCTTGCTTCTGGGACAACTCCAGCGATG GAACCTGCACTGTGAGATGGGAGAATAAGACTATGTACTGTATTGTCAGTGCCTTTGGACTTGCAATATAA
- the DYNLT1 gene encoding dynein light chain Tctex-type 1 isoform X2 codes for MDDFQAGEETSFVVDEVSGIIKEAIESAIGGNAYQHSKVNQWTTSVVEQTLSQLTKLGKPFKYIVTCVIMQKNGAGLHTASSCFWDNSSDALDSISTQTVNTLNNFWF; via the exons ATGGACGACTTCCAGGCGGGGGAGGAG ACTTCCTTTGTTGTTGATGAAGTCAGTGGCATCATTAAAGAG GCCATAGAAAGTGCTATAGGTGGCAATGCCTACCAGCACAGCAAAGTGAACCAGTGGACAACAAGTGTGGTGGAACAAACGCTGAGCCAACTCACAAAGCTGGGGAAGCCTTTCAAGTATATTG TGACCTGTGTGATTATGCAAAAGAATGGTGCTGGGCTACATACAGCAAGCTCTTGCTTCTGGGACAACTCCAGCGATG CACTTGATTCCATCTCTACTCAAACTGTGAATACACTGAACAACTTCTGGTTTTAA
- the DYNLT1 gene encoding dynein light chain Tctex-type 1 isoform X3, producing MDDFQAGEEAIESAIGGNAYQHSKVNQWTTSVVEQTLSQLTKLGKPFKYIVTCVIMQKNGAGLHTASSCFWDNSSDGTCTVRWENKTMYCIVSAFGLAI from the exons ATGGACGACTTCCAGGCGGGGGAGGAG GCCATAGAAAGTGCTATAGGTGGCAATGCCTACCAGCACAGCAAAGTGAACCAGTGGACAACAAGTGTGGTGGAACAAACGCTGAGCCAACTCACAAAGCTGGGGAAGCCTTTCAAGTATATTG TGACCTGTGTGATTATGCAAAAGAATGGTGCTGGGCTACATACAGCAAGCTCTTGCTTCTGGGACAACTCCAGCGATG GAACCTGCACTGTGAGATGGGAGAATAAGACTATGTACTGTATTGTCAGTGCCTTTGGACTTGCAATATAA